A DNA window from Gillisia sp. Hel1_33_143 contains the following coding sequences:
- a CDS encoding phosphatidate cytidylyltransferase, with amino-acid sequence MKESIIRTVSGLLYISMLVVSILSSELVFISLFFVLGFVCLLELEKLLHLKSYAIYAIHALIFYLFSYLKFNANATLLLLCITIFVNLFLIKDLLFIRTIPVFEKKKYIILIFYLSSSIIFLTLIPTYTGIFNPQIIVGVFVLIWTNDTFAYITGKNFGKNKLYERISPNKTVEGFIGGMVFSAVGGYCIFYFTHYLNFQFWLGLAIILSIFGTLGDLIQSKFKRQAGVKDSGKLMPGHGGLFDRLDSIIFSSPFVYAYLLIINHVS; translated from the coding sequence ATGAAGGAATCTATTATTCGCACTGTATCTGGGTTGTTGTACATATCCATGTTGGTAGTTTCCATACTCTCTTCAGAGCTTGTCTTTATTTCTCTATTCTTCGTTCTGGGCTTTGTATGTCTTTTAGAACTTGAAAAATTATTACACCTTAAAAGTTATGCCATCTATGCAATTCACGCATTGATATTCTATCTTTTTAGCTATTTGAAGTTTAATGCAAACGCGACTCTGCTCTTGCTTTGCATCACAATATTCGTAAATCTTTTCCTCATTAAAGATCTTCTTTTTATAAGGACAATTCCTGTTTTTGAAAAGAAGAAATATATCATTTTAATATTCTACCTATCTTCTTCCATCATATTTTTAACCCTTATCCCTACGTATACAGGAATTTTTAATCCACAGATTATTGTTGGAGTATTTGTACTTATATGGACAAACGATACCTTTGCCTATATTACAGGGAAAAATTTTGGAAAAAATAAACTGTATGAAAGAATTTCACCCAACAAAACTGTAGAAGGTTTTATAGGCGGAATGGTGTTTAGTGCTGTGGGTGGATATTGTATTTTTTACTTTACACATTACCTCAATTTTCAATTCTGGTTGGGATTAGCCATTATATTGAGTATTTTTGGAACCTTAGGAGATCTAATCCAATCTAAGTTTAAAAGACAAGCAGGAGTAAAAGATAGCGGTAAGTTAATGCCCGGTCATGGTGGTTTATTTGATAGACTGGATAGCATAATTTTCTCTAGC
- a CDS encoding LUD domain-containing protein → MSLFRKFLNPKSKSDKGQDIPENADRGKYMPDVKLPTDERFMLNFKNNGGKFLYCENDEEVLQAFDNILLENDWYEQESCCFDENLINKFDQFNLEFNRSGNSSFFLSTCEYLIANDGSILISSNQIKEAKLNDLPSNFIILASTSQLVDTIGEGLRGIKFNNKERIPTNITTIKSFETQTEEDFMSYGSSTKNLYLLLREDL, encoded by the coding sequence ATGAGTCTATTTAGAAAATTTCTAAATCCTAAATCTAAATCAGACAAAGGTCAGGACATTCCAGAGAATGCTGATCGTGGGAAATATATGCCTGATGTTAAGCTACCAACCGATGAGCGATTTATGCTCAACTTTAAAAATAACGGTGGAAAATTCTTGTATTGCGAGAATGATGAAGAAGTGTTGCAGGCATTTGATAATATATTATTGGAGAACGATTGGTATGAACAAGAATCTTGTTGTTTTGACGAAAACTTAATTAATAAGTTCGATCAATTCAATCTTGAATTCAATAGATCAGGAAATTCTTCTTTTTTTCTGTCTACCTGTGAATATCTTATTGCTAATGATGGATCAATTCTTATTTCTTCCAATCAGATAAAAGAAGCTAAACTTAACGATCTTCCATCAAATTTTATAATCTTAGCCTCTACAAGTCAGCTAGTTGACACTATTGGAGAAGGTCTAAGAGGGATCAAGTTCAACAATAAAGAACGTATTCCTACCAACATCACTACTATAAAAAGTTTTGAAACTCAAACAGAAGAAGATTTTATGAGCTATGGAAGTAGCACAAAAAACCTATATTTGCTGCTTAGGGAAGACCTGTAA